The following are encoded together in the Streptomyces sp. NBC_01465 genome:
- a CDS encoding carbohydrate ABC transporter permease: MLFVLPTLVIFGVFKFLPIAGAGAMSFTRYSLNGDFSWLGTDNYSRLFDDEHFWQSLGVTVSYVLLFVPLIIVVSLVGALLLNKVVRFSGTFRAVLFLPYLSSFVMAGIVWSWIFASDGPLNAALGGLGLGTVPFLSGDQLLVLASLALVAVWKGFGYSMLVFLAGLKAQPAEVHEAARLDGAGTWQAFRYVTLPLLKPVLFFVLVIETITGFQVFDTVYVMTGGGPNLASHSLIYFLYDEAFKFLDFGYASAVGMVLFAIVLVLSLVQRRLVEGKESK; the protein is encoded by the coding sequence GTGCTCTTCGTGCTGCCCACGCTCGTTATCTTCGGCGTCTTCAAGTTCCTCCCCATCGCCGGGGCCGGCGCCATGAGCTTCACCCGGTACAGCCTCAACGGCGACTTCAGCTGGCTCGGGACCGACAACTACAGCCGCCTGTTCGACGACGAGCACTTCTGGCAGAGCCTGGGTGTGACGGTGAGCTATGTGCTCCTCTTCGTGCCCCTGATCATCGTCGTCTCGCTGGTCGGAGCACTGCTCCTGAACAAGGTCGTACGGTTCTCCGGCACCTTCCGGGCCGTGCTCTTCCTGCCCTACCTCAGCTCGTTCGTCATGGCCGGCATCGTGTGGTCGTGGATCTTCGCAAGTGACGGGCCGCTCAACGCGGCGCTCGGCGGCCTCGGCCTCGGCACCGTCCCCTTCCTGTCCGGCGACCAACTCCTGGTCCTGGCCTCTCTGGCGCTCGTCGCCGTATGGAAGGGCTTCGGGTACTCGATGCTCGTCTTCCTCGCCGGCCTGAAGGCCCAGCCCGCCGAGGTGCACGAAGCGGCCCGCCTCGACGGCGCCGGCACCTGGCAGGCGTTCCGCTACGTGACACTGCCGCTGCTGAAGCCCGTACTGTTCTTCGTCCTTGTCATCGAGACGATCACCGGCTTCCAGGTCTTCGACACCGTCTACGTGATGACCGGAGGCGGCCCCAACCTGGCCAGCCACAGCCTCATCTACTTCCTCTACGACGAAGCCTTCAAGTTCCTCGACTTCGGCTACGCATCGGCGGTCGGCATGGTCCTGTTCGCCATCGTGCTCGTCCTCTCCCTGGTCCAGCGGCGCCTCGTCGAAGGAAAGGAGTCCAAGTGA
- a CDS encoding carbohydrate ABC transporter permease has translation MTTTTATPGVRSPRRTRRRGWLPTVALLVISLFTVAPLLAVLVLALSPENAPTLPHAIPDSLTLDNITSIFAVGEFPLWLFNSFVYSAVSVVIILLTASMAAYALVRKRFPGRNALLWAIVATLMVPMQATLIPTFILVARIHGTNTLWGLIMPTLANAQAVFLIRQFIRDLPDELFDAARIDGAGEWRTFARIVLPLIRPVLATLAIFVFLWHWNDLLWPMIVGQTDHARTLTVGLATLHTETVSTAGIMSAAFVSFLPCLVIFIVLQRHIVAGITSSGVKG, from the coding sequence GTGACCACCACAACTGCCACACCCGGGGTCCGCAGCCCCCGGCGGACACGGCGCCGGGGCTGGCTGCCGACCGTGGCGCTCCTCGTCATCAGCCTGTTCACCGTCGCGCCGCTGCTGGCGGTGCTCGTCCTCGCCCTCTCGCCCGAGAACGCCCCGACCCTGCCGCACGCGATCCCGGACTCGCTGACCCTCGACAACATCACGAGCATCTTCGCAGTGGGCGAATTCCCCCTCTGGCTCTTCAACTCCTTCGTCTACTCTGCCGTCTCCGTGGTGATCATCCTGCTCACCGCCTCGATGGCCGCGTACGCCCTGGTGCGCAAACGGTTCCCTGGTCGCAACGCGCTGCTCTGGGCGATCGTCGCCACGCTCATGGTTCCGATGCAGGCCACTCTCATCCCCACGTTCATCCTCGTCGCCCGCATCCACGGCACGAACACCCTCTGGGGTCTGATCATGCCGACGCTCGCCAACGCGCAGGCGGTGTTCCTCATCCGGCAGTTCATCCGGGATCTGCCGGACGAACTGTTCGACGCGGCGCGGATCGACGGAGCGGGGGAGTGGCGCACCTTCGCCCGGATCGTGCTGCCGCTGATCCGCCCGGTGCTGGCAACGCTCGCCATCTTCGTCTTCCTGTGGCACTGGAACGATCTGCTCTGGCCGATGATCGTGGGCCAGACCGACCACGCCCGCACCCTCACCGTCGGACTCGCCACGCTGCACACGGAGACGGTCTCGACGGCGGGCATCATGTCCGCGGCCTTCGTCAGCTTCCTCCCCTGCCTGGTGATCTTCATCGTGCTGCAGCGGCACATCGTCGCCGGCATCACCTCCTCGGGGGTGAAGGGATGA
- a CDS encoding Gfo/Idh/MocA family protein: MTGRPPLRLGLIGVDSPHAPSFTRLLGDGVSGTVPGGTIVAAWKGVAAADFPPGRDRIDAFAEEVQALGVPSYETPEEVAVRCDVLLVVASDARTHPAYFRRLAPFGKPVYVDTRFALATGDARTMLAEAADHGCLPLAGSPKRFTSEFRHAVDGSRIDRIELTGPLPTQPGHPFLAWYGVHLVDLAVAALGPGCVRVDASSGDRVMLTWPGGRTAVLGGEEAWSPLTTGRVHGPYGEREFSIVAGEPMLTGLLASIVDSCRSGLPNVPAAEVLEIVAIVEAAQRSRSTGAAVAPGAR, from the coding sequence ATGACGGGCCGTCCGCCGCTGCGCCTGGGACTCATCGGCGTCGACTCCCCGCACGCGCCGTCCTTCACCCGCCTGCTGGGCGACGGGGTGTCGGGCACCGTGCCGGGCGGAACGATCGTCGCCGCGTGGAAGGGAGTGGCGGCGGCGGACTTCCCGCCCGGCCGCGACCGCATCGACGCGTTCGCCGAGGAAGTACAGGCCCTCGGGGTGCCGTCGTACGAGACGCCGGAAGAGGTGGCGGTGCGATGCGACGTGCTGCTCGTCGTGGCGTCGGACGCGCGGACCCACCCCGCGTACTTCCGTCGGCTGGCTCCGTTCGGCAAGCCGGTCTACGTCGATACGCGCTTCGCCCTCGCCACCGGCGACGCCCGGACGATGTTGGCCGAGGCCGCGGACCACGGATGTCTGCCACTGGCCGGATCACCGAAGCGGTTCACGTCCGAGTTCCGGCACGCCGTCGACGGTTCACGGATCGACCGCATCGAACTGACCGGTCCACTGCCGACACAACCCGGCCACCCCTTCCTGGCCTGGTACGGAGTGCATCTGGTCGACCTGGCCGTCGCGGCGCTCGGCCCGGGATGCGTGAGGGTGGACGCCTCGTCTGGCGACCGCGTGATGCTGACCTGGCCGGGCGGACGGACCGCGGTGCTCGGCGGGGAGGAGGCGTGGTCGCCGCTCACCACGGGGCGCGTCCACGGCCCGTACGGAGAGCGGGAGTTCTCCATCGTGGCCGGGGAGCCCATGCTCACCGGGCTGCTCGCCTCCATTGTCGATTCATGCCGCAGTGGCCTCCCCAACGTGCCCGCAGCGGAGGTACTGGAGATCGTGGCGATCGTGGAGGCCGCCCAGCGCAGCCGGAGCACCGGTGCAGCGGTCGCGCCGGGCGCGCGATGA
- a CDS encoding formylglycine-generating enzyme family protein produces the protein MNHLVEVPRPCCAASRELAAPAPLGTLKDRPRQPEAVDSTGMVRLPGGPFLMGTDADDGYPADGEGPVREVELDPFWIDTTTVTNAAFAAFTAATGWVTLAERFGTSFVFEGLLPDRLRTAPAVPGTPWWRDVPGADWRHPEGPGTGIDDRMNHPVVHVTWRDARAYAKWAGKRLPTEAQWEYAARGGLVQARYPWGDEREPAGVHRMNVWQGDFPTRKAAADGHLGTAPADAYEPNGHGLFNTCGNVWEWCADWFHPTWHRTGPRTNPTGPRRTGRKSMRGGSYLCHDSYCFRYRVAARSSNTPDSSAGNIGFRCVTAPGLSVGCRTVGP, from the coding sequence ATGAATCACCTCGTGGAAGTACCCCGGCCATGTTGCGCGGCGAGTCGCGAACTTGCCGCGCCGGCTCCTCTCGGAACACTCAAGGACCGTCCGAGGCAGCCGGAGGCGGTGGACAGCACCGGAATGGTGCGCCTGCCCGGCGGTCCGTTCCTGATGGGCACGGACGCGGACGACGGCTACCCGGCAGATGGTGAGGGGCCGGTGCGAGAGGTCGAACTCGATCCGTTCTGGATCGACACCACGACGGTCACGAACGCGGCGTTCGCTGCGTTCACCGCCGCGACCGGCTGGGTGACCCTGGCGGAACGCTTCGGCACGTCCTTCGTCTTCGAGGGCCTGCTGCCCGATCGGCTGCGCACCGCCCCGGCCGTACCAGGCACTCCCTGGTGGCGCGATGTGCCCGGTGCCGACTGGCGCCACCCCGAGGGTCCGGGGACCGGCATCGACGACCGTATGAACCACCCGGTCGTTCACGTCACTTGGCGCGACGCCCGTGCCTATGCGAAGTGGGCCGGCAAACGGCTCCCCACCGAGGCGCAATGGGAGTACGCCGCACGCGGAGGACTCGTGCAGGCCCGGTACCCCTGGGGCGACGAGCGCGAGCCGGCCGGCGTCCACCGGATGAACGTATGGCAGGGAGACTTCCCCACTCGGAAGGCGGCCGCGGACGGCCACCTCGGCACGGCCCCGGCCGACGCCTACGAGCCCAACGGCCACGGACTGTTCAACACCTGCGGCAACGTCTGGGAATGGTGCGCCGACTGGTTCCACCCCACCTGGCACCGCACCGGCCCGCGCACCAACCCGACCGGGCCCCGGCGCACCGGACGCAAGTCGATGCGCGGCGGCTCCTATCTCTGCCACGACAGCTACTGCTTCCGCTATCGCGTGGCCGCCCGCAGCTCCAACACACCGGACAGCAGCGCCGGGAACATCGGCTTCCGCTGCGTGACGGCACCGGGGTTGTCAGTGGGCTGTCGTACGGTCGGTCCATGA
- a CDS encoding MmcQ/YjbR family DNA-binding protein — MSTSDEVREIALSLPETTEKVAWSMPTFRVAGKMFLTIPDDETSMAVRCPKDEREELVLAEPEKFWVADHEASSAWVRVRLAALEDADELRAIVTDSWRQAAPTRLLQDPPQLVVPS, encoded by the coding sequence ATGAGCACGTCCGACGAAGTCCGAGAGATCGCCCTCTCCCTGCCGGAGACGACCGAGAAGGTCGCCTGGTCCATGCCCACCTTCAGGGTCGCCGGGAAGATGTTCCTGACAATTCCCGACGACGAGACATCGATGGCCGTCCGCTGCCCCAAGGACGAGCGCGAGGAACTGGTCCTCGCCGAGCCGGAGAAGTTCTGGGTCGCGGACCACGAGGCGTCGTCCGCCTGGGTGAGGGTACGGCTCGCCGCACTCGAAGATGCGGACGAGCTCCGCGCGATCGTCACCGACTCCTGGCGCCAGGCGGCCCCGACCCGGCTGCTCCAGGATCCTCCCCAGCTCGTGGTCCCGTCCTGA
- a CDS encoding YceI family protein — translation MGIFSRRPTAILEPTPAVGPSTPFPAGAGTSLDPKLRALTGQWTIDRPHSRIGFSVRHAMVTTVRGAFADYDSTLYFDGARPADSRAEIVIRVASVDTGVEQRDGHLVGPDFFDARRHPEMVFRSTSTVYEGGETFRMAGELSIRGITRPVQLQLEYLGSVVDPLGFERTGFDGTTTIDRTEWGLVYNQRLEAGGAMVSERVRLQFDISAIRAAPGA, via the coding sequence ATGGGCATCTTCAGCCGTCGCCCGACCGCGATCCTCGAGCCGACACCGGCCGTCGGCCCCAGTACGCCGTTTCCGGCGGGCGCCGGTACCTCACTCGACCCGAAGCTTCGCGCGCTGACCGGGCAGTGGACCATCGACCGCCCGCACAGCCGTATCGGATTCTCCGTACGGCACGCGATGGTGACGACGGTGCGAGGTGCCTTCGCCGACTACGACAGCACGCTGTACTTCGACGGCGCACGGCCCGCCGATTCGCGGGCCGAAATCGTCATCCGGGTCGCCAGTGTCGACACGGGTGTCGAACAGCGGGACGGTCACCTGGTCGGGCCCGACTTCTTCGACGCGCGCCGCCACCCGGAGATGGTGTTCCGCAGCACGTCCACGGTCTACGAGGGCGGGGAAACCTTCCGTATGGCGGGGGAACTGAGCATTCGCGGCATCACCCGGCCCGTCCAGCTTCAACTCGAATACCTGGGTTCGGTCGTGGATCCGCTCGGCTTCGAGAGGACCGGCTTCGACGGGACCACGACCATCGACCGCACCGAATGGGGCCTCGTCTACAACCAGCGCCTGGAAGCGGGCGGCGCCATGGTGAGCGAGAGGGTCCGGCTCCAGTTCGACATCTCCGCGATCCGGGCCGCACCCGGGGCATAG
- a CDS encoding LPFR motif small protein has product MFRAIADVLRSIGGAIATVVTLPFRAVARLFGGASDTAHGRH; this is encoded by the coding sequence ATGTTCAGGGCCATAGCCGACGTACTGCGTTCCATCGGCGGTGCCATCGCCACCGTCGTCACCCTCCCCTTCCGTGCCGTCGCCCGACTCTTCGGCGGGGCCTCGGACACGGCACACGGTCGCCACTGA
- a CDS encoding catalase → MTEDISPATTTDSGAPVESDEHSLTVGAGGPILLQDSYLIEQMAQFNRERIPERQPHAKGSGAFGRFEVTGDVSAYTKAALFQPGTGTDLVIRFSTVAGERGSPDTWRDPRGFAVKFYTSEGNYDMVGNNTPVFFIKDPMKFQHFIRSQKRRADNNLRDHDMQWDFWTLSPESAHQVTWLMGDRGIPRSWRHMNGYSSHTYMWINAQGERFWVKYHFKTDQGIEFFTQDEGDQMCAADTDYHTRDLFEHIRDGEFPSWTLHAQIMPYEDAATYRFNPFDLTKVWPHSDYPLTEVGRMTLNRNPTDNHAEIEQAAFQPNNLVPGIGPSPDRMLLGRLFSYADAHRHRIGGNYQQLPVNAPVAPVHTYSKDGAMAYRKTTDPVYAPNSKGGPAADTERFGNPPSWYADGDITRAAYVDHAEDDDWGQAGTMVREVLDDAARDRLVDNVVGHLLNGVSEPVLARAFAYWSNIDKSIGQRIEQGVRADKA, encoded by the coding sequence ATGACCGAGGACATCTCACCGGCCACCACGACCGACTCCGGCGCCCCCGTGGAGAGCGACGAGCACTCGCTCACTGTCGGCGCGGGCGGCCCGATCCTGCTCCAGGACTCGTATCTGATCGAGCAGATGGCGCAGTTCAACAGGGAGCGCATCCCCGAGCGCCAGCCGCATGCCAAGGGCAGCGGCGCCTTCGGCCGATTCGAGGTCACCGGGGACGTCAGCGCCTACACCAAGGCCGCCTTGTTCCAGCCGGGCACCGGCACCGACCTGGTCATCCGCTTCTCGACGGTCGCGGGTGAGCGCGGCAGCCCGGACACCTGGCGCGACCCGCGCGGCTTCGCGGTGAAGTTCTACACCAGCGAAGGCAACTACGACATGGTCGGCAACAATACGCCGGTGTTCTTCATCAAGGACCCGATGAAGTTCCAGCACTTCATCCGGTCCCAGAAACGCCGCGCGGACAACAACCTGCGCGATCACGACATGCAGTGGGACTTCTGGACGCTCTCGCCGGAGTCCGCGCACCAGGTCACCTGGCTGATGGGCGACCGCGGCATCCCGCGCAGCTGGCGCCATATGAACGGCTACTCGTCCCACACGTATATGTGGATCAACGCCCAGGGCGAGCGCTTCTGGGTGAAGTACCACTTCAAGACCGACCAGGGGATCGAGTTCTTCACCCAGGACGAGGGCGACCAGATGTGCGCCGCCGACACCGATTACCACACGCGTGATCTCTTCGAGCACATCCGTGACGGCGAATTCCCGAGCTGGACGCTGCACGCGCAGATCATGCCGTACGAGGACGCGGCGACCTACCGGTTCAACCCGTTCGACCTCACCAAGGTCTGGCCGCACTCCGACTACCCGCTGACCGAGGTCGGTCGGATGACCCTGAACCGCAACCCCACCGACAACCACGCGGAGATCGAGCAGGCCGCCTTCCAGCCGAACAACCTGGTCCCCGGCATCGGGCCGAGCCCCGACCGCATGCTGCTGGGCAGGCTGTTCTCGTACGCCGACGCGCACCGTCACCGCATCGGCGGCAACTACCAGCAGCTCCCGGTCAACGCCCCGGTCGCGCCCGTCCACACGTACTCCAAGGACGGGGCGATGGCCTACCGCAAGACCACGGACCCGGTCTATGCACCGAATTCCAAGGGCGGCCCTGCGGCCGACACCGAGCGGTTCGGGAACCCGCCCAGCTGGTACGCGGACGGGGACATCACCCGCGCCGCCTACGTCGACCACGCCGAGGACGACGACTGGGGTCAGGCCGGAACCATGGTCCGCGAGGTCCTCGACGACGCCGCGCGCGACCGGCTCGTGGACAACGTCGTCGGTCATCTGCTCAACGGCGTGAGCGAGCCGGTCCTCGCCCGTGCCTTCGCCTACTGGTCGAACATCGACAAATCGATCGGGCAGCGCATCGAGCAGGGAGTGCGCGCGGACAAGGCCTGA
- a CDS encoding alpha-ketoglutarate-dependent dioxygenase AlkB, with amino-acid sequence MAMHQLQGSLFDQGDDVRLGTLSDIRRTVLGEGAWIDLLPGWLRGADALYARLAADVPWKSERRQMYDRAVDVPRLLAFYRAGEPLPDTVLDEARRALSAHYAPELGEAFTTAGLCHYRDGRDSVAWHGDRIGRGAREDTMVAILSVGTPRDLLLRPLCGGETVRRPLGHGDLIVMGGSCQRTWEHAVPKTTRAAGGRISIQFRPQGVQ; translated from the coding sequence ATGGCAATGCACCAGCTCCAGGGATCGCTTTTCGATCAGGGTGACGACGTGCGTCTGGGGACTCTGTCCGACATCCGCAGGACGGTTCTCGGCGAAGGAGCGTGGATCGATCTCCTGCCGGGATGGCTCCGTGGTGCCGATGCGCTGTACGCGCGGCTGGCCGCGGACGTCCCGTGGAAGAGCGAGCGGCGGCAGATGTACGACCGGGCCGTGGACGTACCGCGTCTGCTCGCCTTTTACCGCGCCGGTGAACCGCTGCCCGACACCGTCCTCGACGAGGCTAGACGCGCCCTGTCCGCGCACTACGCCCCCGAGCTCGGCGAAGCGTTCACGACAGCCGGGCTGTGCCACTACCGCGACGGGCGCGACAGCGTGGCCTGGCACGGCGACCGCATCGGACGGGGCGCCAGGGAGGACACGATGGTCGCCATCCTCTCCGTGGGGACACCTCGCGACCTGTTGCTCCGTCCACTCTGCGGCGGCGAGACCGTCCGGCGTCCGCTCGGCCATGGCGACCTGATCGTGATGGGCGGCTCCTGCCAGCGGACGTGGGAGCACGCCGTCCCCAAGACGACCAGGGCCGCCGGCGGCCGGATCAGTATCCAGTTCCGGCCGCAGGGTGTGCAGTGA
- a CDS encoding M4 family metallopeptidase produces MVGRRAVGQGVAALLAAAGLLVTGIPAAQAATDSTDTTAAASDVTPGTETDTPSLVTDLHEEVAATGSAADAARGHLKAKKSRYHIADTSSKDLSTVSTQSEGGKETVRLQQKYKGVQVLGGEYVVRMEKKSGKRSVTGTSGKYYTDLKLDSVTPKVSEKTAIERAVAAVGTQLSEGLLKAPAKGEKPGGQQLTGTATGVTILPQGAGVLTRHITVTGISPVDGSPVQQEVYIDANAGFPVMQYSGIQTFGATGTATGATDEARATGDAATTAADQQVVKGTGIRYNGEKTEVNLYKDTKGIYQMIDYSKRSADSPYQGPMLSTYEARGREVASASGNWPSGIKTFQSTTPDLGADFTDSGAVDAHWAAGKVYDYYKNHFGRAGLDGKDGYINSLVGVVQNGKPYNNAFWDGTKMVYGQGGDGYRTFSADTDVVGHEMTHGVVEHTANLVYAGQSGTMNEALADYFGNAIDLEANNISMDDPDAGLLGEDLCTTLGPRECALRDLNDGHTTSKDFIGVTYRGDNGGVHLNSTIFSGALWDMRQDLGGDLADKIVYRALSAYMTPLDGFTEGRAAVIAAAQELGATKAQLNIVKRSFAAHGIVPGWEQALGVDTDTLLAKDNVAGTGVGAGGGKYAVSRTNEDASEPYSVWMGNTNGKGTPQLVSGNTGDYAVFADTDGKTVAWAEYGASAITIKVRPVSGGMTKTIGGEGSDISGLTVDGDLVAYTVIDPTTGVVHVRYINMKTGEKALVDPGLPYISTAVPSVKDGKIAYAKLWYEADGPKLGVEVFDTATGTKTLMPVTDGNVGIGQTAMTDDGVFWIEDNDGTDSGQAAVRRADFDGKNPVTVTPESGTGSLYAYSLTASDDAVTVSTQTPATDWANDSLPKLFQVAPDGKGGPQRVSCNRGDQVYAAADEGKRVLWLDGTTGYTNLVKRDRPAGNC; encoded by the coding sequence ATGGTCGGGCGCCGGGCCGTCGGCCAGGGTGTTGCGGCCCTGCTCGCCGCCGCCGGCCTGCTGGTGACCGGGATACCGGCGGCCCAGGCGGCCACGGACTCGACGGACACCACCGCCGCCGCGTCCGACGTGACGCCGGGCACCGAGACCGACACCCCGTCGCTCGTCACCGACCTGCACGAGGAGGTGGCCGCCACCGGCAGCGCCGCCGATGCGGCGCGTGGCCACCTCAAGGCGAAGAAGAGCCGCTACCACATCGCGGACACCTCCTCGAAGGACCTGTCGACCGTCAGCACGCAGAGCGAGGGCGGCAAGGAGACCGTCCGTCTGCAGCAGAAGTACAAGGGTGTCCAGGTCCTCGGCGGCGAGTACGTCGTCCGTATGGAGAAGAAGAGCGGCAAGCGCTCCGTCACCGGTACCTCCGGCAAGTACTACACCGACCTGAAGCTCGACTCGGTGACGCCCAAGGTCTCGGAGAAGACCGCGATCGAGCGTGCGGTCGCCGCCGTCGGCACACAGCTTTCCGAGGGCCTGCTGAAAGCGCCGGCCAAGGGCGAGAAGCCCGGCGGGCAGCAGCTCACCGGCACGGCCACCGGCGTCACCATCCTCCCGCAGGGCGCAGGCGTGCTCACCCGGCACATCACGGTCACCGGCATCAGCCCGGTCGACGGTTCGCCGGTGCAGCAGGAGGTGTACATCGACGCGAATGCCGGCTTCCCGGTGATGCAGTACAGCGGCATCCAGACGTTCGGCGCGACGGGCACCGCGACCGGCGCCACCGACGAGGCGCGCGCGACGGGCGACGCCGCCACCACGGCCGCCGACCAGCAGGTCGTCAAGGGCACCGGCATTCGCTACAACGGCGAGAAGACCGAGGTGAACCTGTACAAGGACACCAAGGGCATTTACCAGATGATCGACTACAGCAAGCGGTCGGCCGACTCCCCGTACCAGGGCCCGATGCTGTCCACCTACGAGGCCCGCGGCCGCGAGGTCGCCTCCGCGTCCGGCAACTGGCCCTCCGGCATCAAGACGTTCCAGTCGACCACGCCCGACCTCGGCGCCGACTTCACCGACTCCGGTGCGGTCGACGCCCACTGGGCGGCCGGCAAGGTCTACGACTACTACAAGAACCACTTCGGCCGCGCCGGTCTCGACGGCAAGGACGGCTACATCAACTCCCTGGTCGGCGTCGTCCAGAACGGAAAGCCGTACAACAACGCGTTCTGGGACGGCACCAAGATGGTGTACGGCCAGGGCGGCGACGGCTACCGCACGTTCTCCGCGGACACCGACGTCGTCGGCCACGAGATGACGCACGGAGTCGTCGAGCACACCGCGAACCTGGTCTACGCGGGCCAGTCCGGCACCATGAACGAGGCCCTCGCGGACTACTTCGGCAACGCCATCGACCTCGAGGCCAACAACATCTCGATGGACGACCCGGACGCGGGCCTGCTCGGCGAGGACCTGTGCACCACGCTCGGCCCGCGCGAGTGCGCCCTGCGCGACCTCAACGACGGTCACACCACGTCCAAGGACTTCATCGGCGTCACCTACCGCGGCGACAACGGCGGCGTGCACCTCAACTCCACGATCTTCTCCGGCGCGCTGTGGGACATGCGCCAGGACCTCGGCGGCGACCTCGCCGACAAGATCGTCTACCGGGCCCTGTCCGCGTACATGACCCCGCTCGACGGCTTCACCGAGGGCCGCGCCGCGGTCATCGCCGCCGCGCAGGAGCTGGGCGCCACCAAGGCCCAACTGAACATCGTGAAGCGCTCCTTCGCCGCCCACGGCATCGTGCCGGGCTGGGAGCAGGCGCTCGGTGTCGACACCGACACGCTGCTCGCCAAGGACAATGTGGCCGGCACAGGCGTCGGCGCGGGCGGCGGCAAGTACGCCGTCTCCCGCACCAACGAGGACGCCAGTGAGCCGTACTCGGTGTGGATGGGAAACACCAACGGCAAGGGCACGCCGCAGCTGGTGAGCGGCAACACCGGCGACTACGCCGTGTTCGCGGACACGGACGGAAAGACCGTCGCGTGGGCCGAGTACGGCGCCAGCGCCATCACGATCAAGGTCCGTCCGGTCAGCGGTGGGATGACCAAGACCATCGGCGGCGAGGGCTCCGACATCTCGGGCCTGACGGTCGACGGCGACCTCGTCGCCTACACCGTGATCGACCCGACCACCGGCGTCGTGCACGTCCGCTACATCAACATGAAGACCGGTGAGAAGGCCCTGGTCGACCCGGGCCTGCCGTACATCTCCACGGCCGTGCCCTCCGTCAAGGACGGCAAGATCGCCTACGCCAAGCTGTGGTACGAGGCCGACGGCCCCAAGCTCGGCGTCGAGGTCTTCGACACCGCCACGGGCACCAAGACCCTGATGCCGGTCACCGACGGCAACGTCGGCATCGGCCAGACTGCCATGACCGACGACGGTGTCTTCTGGATCGAGGACAACGACGGCACCGACTCCGGCCAGGCCGCGGTGCGCCGCGCGGACTTCGACGGCAAGAACCCCGTCACCGTCACCCCCGAGTCCGGCACCGGCTCCCTGTACGCGTACTCACTGACGGCGTCGGACGACGCGGTCACCGTATCCACCCAGACGCCGGCCACGGACTGGGCCAACGACTCGCTGCCGAAGCTGTTCCAGGTGGCGCCCGACGGCAAGGGCGGCCCGCAGCGGGTGTCCTGCAACCGCGGCGACCAGGTCTACGCCGCCGCGGACGAGGGCAAGCGCGTCCTGTGGCTGGACGGCACCACCGGCTACACGAACCTCGTGAAGCGGGACCGTCCCGCAGGCAACTGCTGA
- a CDS encoding helix-turn-helix transcriptional regulator yields the protein MGMEQAAEQWRVLGLGERELLVYEALLNSVRYESRAALALDVSLTVPQVTAALDALGELGFAHPAPAGDSGLPIAVSPATAIRNRIHLRRAYLLGASSELEVLTASADRLASQVLGSGADPQNVGIETVRGRGAISERVTALLASAQSEVNLLDRPPYASTAAGGKPAPLAVTDLVQRGVRVRVVVDRAGLDFPGRARGLGELAEQGVEIRLAPNLPTKLITVDRQITLLPPTDAADPTGAAMVVKDALLGNALMPLFEEVWQRALPIGLGETGTVTEEDKELLTMLASGLKDEAIARRLDVHVRTVRRRITSLMASLNADTRFQAGIQAVRKGWLPA from the coding sequence ATGGGCATGGAACAGGCGGCCGAACAGTGGCGGGTCCTCGGACTCGGCGAGCGGGAACTCCTCGTTTACGAGGCGCTGTTGAATTCCGTCCGGTATGAGAGCCGGGCGGCACTCGCGCTGGACGTGAGCCTGACCGTCCCGCAGGTGACCGCAGCCCTTGACGCACTGGGCGAGCTCGGGTTCGCCCATCCGGCACCGGCTGGTGACAGCGGACTGCCGATCGCCGTCAGCCCGGCCACCGCCATCAGGAACCGGATCCACCTGCGGCGCGCGTACCTCCTCGGTGCCTCGTCGGAGCTCGAGGTGCTCACAGCCTCGGCGGACCGCCTGGCCTCTCAAGTCCTCGGCTCGGGGGCGGATCCGCAGAACGTGGGTATCGAGACCGTACGGGGCCGAGGGGCGATATCGGAGCGGGTGACTGCGCTTCTCGCGTCGGCGCAGAGTGAGGTCAACCTGCTCGACCGGCCGCCCTACGCCTCGACCGCAGCGGGCGGGAAGCCGGCGCCGCTCGCCGTCACGGACCTTGTCCAGCGGGGCGTGCGGGTGCGGGTGGTGGTCGACCGGGCGGGCCTGGACTTCCCCGGCCGTGCGCGCGGACTGGGAGAACTGGCGGAACAGGGCGTGGAGATACGCCTGGCACCCAACCTGCCGACCAAACTCATCACCGTCGACCGTCAGATCACGCTGCTCCCGCCCACCGACGCCGCCGACCCGACGGGCGCTGCCATGGTCGTCAAGGACGCGCTGCTGGGCAACGCGCTGATGCCGCTCTTCGAGGAGGTCTGGCAGCGTGCTCTGCCGATCGGTCTCGGCGAGACCGGGACCGTGACGGAGGAGGACAAGGAACTCCTGACCATGCTGGCGTCGGGCCTGAAGGACGAGGCCATCGCCCGGCGCCTCGACGTACACGTACGCACGGTCCGTCGAAGGATCACCAGCCTGATGGCGAGCCTGAACGCCGACACCCGTTTCCAGGCGGGCATTCAGGCGGTGCGGAAGGGCTGGCTGCCCGCCTGA